Proteins found in one Aspergillus chevalieri M1 DNA, chromosome 2, nearly complete sequence genomic segment:
- a CDS encoding uncharacterized protein (COG:S;~EggNog:ENOG410PS4R), with translation MSMIPGCVPISMPARLTFQSKPLRLSFRKTSWLCPRSPLPAQRWYTAQATSTREARSFAYTWLTKTPDEIVPDDVLATIPPIPASVAESGHIPILLVTPSFAPWIDPASPFLEQCVNKFLSNTPNVRSLNPLHAIAAIIDKLPDVRGQPGDALISSNGQAQSDSEGVSLLFVKAENVQGKAAESRRIRSSGTEEPALLFSVNTNAPDRPAHEVGLRLANTIFINGNENTLFGMRWSYNATSSRFALDQYLDFSNCVITSPANSVHNAFRFPLYPVSRRRKVISGMGNILRQVAKSADDDQSNVPMPASSELERELPRYIEEHGIIDQRVSVWALVETPDMNVPIETSFLQDRLSHSLRAGGKLHHVMSGGGGWGKKQGLLSLDPEISFLEATIREELLTIDQLFEPRAESADPILGLPPFLSKGFGDDLSTLSQTAKPGDYVQFFVAVQPSDVHDKRPDIAKPQEGSISCQFGIVTGIPEVQTIDGQQKDLVVLPNYFGALSEKAITYQQPILDVQANEQVFESGTKLNVPGCRVELTLA, from the exons ATGTCCATGATACCCGGGTGCGTCCCGATCTCAATGCCAGCACGTCTGACCTTCCAGTCGAAGCCGCTTCGACTGTCGTTCAGAAAAACGAGCTGGCTTTGCCCCCGAAGTCCTCTGCCAGCACAAAGATGGTATACAGCGCAGGCGACGTCTACTCGTGAGGCTCGATCATTTGCCTACACGTGGCTTACGAAGACGCCAGACGAGATT GTCCCAGATGATGTGCTCGCGACTATTCCCCCAATTCCAGCCTCGGTCGCTGAGTCAGGCCATATTCCAATTCTCCTCGTCACCCCCAGTTTTGCTCCATGGATTGACCCCGCAAGCCCTTTCCTGGAACAGTGTGTGAACAAATTCCTCAGTAATACTCCGAACGTTCGCTCTCTCAACCCACTCCATGCGATTGCGGCTATTATTGATAAACTGCCGGATGTCCGTGGACAACCCGGGGATGCGTTGATTAGCAGCAATGGTCAAGCTCAGTCTGACTCTGAGGGCGTCTCCCTGTTATTCGTGAAAGCGGAAAACGTCCAAGGGAAGGCAGCCGAGAGTCGTCGTATCAGGAGCTCGGGAACTGAGGAGCCAGCTCTTCTATTCTCGGTCAATACTAATGCGCCGGACAGGCCGGCTCATGAGGTCGGATTACGTCTCGCTAACACAATATTTATCAATGGCAACGAAAACACGCTCTTCGGTATGCGATGGTCTTATAATGCCACATCCAGTCGATTTGCATTGGATCAGTATCTTGATTTTTCCAACTGTGTCATTACATCTCCCGCGAACTCCGTTCACAATGCCTTCCGATTCCCATTATATCCGGTTAGCCGCAGAAGAAAGGTCATTTCCGGCATGGGCAACATTTTGCGCCAGGTAGCGAAATCCGCTGATGACGACCAATCGAATGTTCCAATGCCTGCTTCGTCCGAGTTGGAGAGGGAACTGCCCCGTTACATTGAGGAGCATGGCATTATCGATCAGAGAGTCTCTGTTTGGGCTCTAGTTGAAACACCTGACATGAATGTGCCGATTGAAACCAGCTTTTTGCAGGATCGTTTATCGCATTCTCTTCGGGCAGGTGGTAAACTACACCATGTCATGAGTGGTGGAGGTGGCTGGGGAAAGAAACAAGGCCTCTTATCACTCGACCCAGAAATCAGCTTTTTAGAAGCAACAATCCGCGAGGAGCTTTTGACGATCGACCAACTGTTCGAGCCTCGCGCGGAAAGTGCAGACCCTATCCTTGGTTTGCCGCCATTTTTGAGCAAGGGTTTTGGGGATGACCTGTCGACCCTTTCTCAAACGGCCAAGCCAGGTGACTACGTCCAGTTCTTCGTGGCAGTACAGCCAAGTGACGTCCATGATAAGCGCCCTGACATTGCGAAGCCCCAGGAAGGGTCCATTTCATGCCAGTTCGGGATCGTGACCGGAATTCCCGAAGTACAAACGATTGACGGACAGCAGAAGGACTTGGTTGTTCTCCCCAATTACTTTGGAGCACTGTCTGAAAAAGCGATTACCTATCAGCAGCC
- the PMP3 gene encoding YqaE/Pmp3 family membrane protein (COG:S;~EggNog:ENOG410PRTI;~InterPro:IPR000612;~PFAM:PF01679;~TransMembrane:1 (o32-55i);~go_component: GO:0016021 - integral component of membrane [Evidence IEA]) has translation MPFTASDICKIIFAIILPPLGVFLEKGCGADFLINICLTILGWIPGIIHAMYVLFPLRKSLLQHR, from the exons ATGCCTTTCACTGCTTC TGACATCTGCAAGATCATCTTCGCCATCATCCTGCCCCCTCTGGGTGTCTTCCTGGAGAAAGGATGCGGCGCGGACTTCTTGATCAACATCTGTTTGACCATCCTGGGTTGGATCCCTGGTATCATCCACGCGATGTACGTGTTATTCCCTCTCCGAAAATCTTTGCTCCAGCATCGCTAA